One window from the genome of Mauremys mutica isolate MM-2020 ecotype Southern chromosome 4, ASM2049712v1, whole genome shotgun sequence encodes:
- the CTTNBP2NL gene encoding CTTNBP2 N-terminal-like protein isoform X2 produces the protein MNLEKLSKPELLTLFSILEGELEARDLVIDALKAQHRNTFIEERYGKYNISDPLMALQRDFEMLKVGNHGEKQPVCSNPLSILKVVMKHCKNMQERMLSQLAAAESRHRKVILDLEEERQRHAQDTAEGDDVTYMLEKERERLTQQLEFERTQVKKFEKEQKKLSSQLEEERARHKQLSSMLVLECKKATAKVVEEGQKAGELSLKLEKERSKVSKLEEELASKKKRGLQMEAQVEKQLSEFDIEREQLRAKLNREENRTKVLKEEVESLKKALKELEVPCQGTNPAEHSQQNPSMMSRSVETESLLVRSVSCQTESSQADRTNLGNAGITAHMALPSPGTPTHPYAKANGHCDTDMQTRGELVQTDIAENQALLREKPVGPVPESAVENGSSPVRTESPVCMIPQLPSGGTSLSPSSTAASSLTSSPCSSPVLTKRLVGASGNSPGYQSSYQVGINQRFHAARHKFQSQADQDHQSSGLQSPPSRDLSPTLADNSAAKQLARNTVTQVLSRFTSQQGPIKPVSPNSSPFGTDYRNLANAVSPKSESSPGKVSSPLSPLSPGIKSPTIPRAERGNPPPIPPKKPGLVQSPVTPTPLTKTPSQASSLGATMDLASSCSNNAVVANGKDIEILLPTNS, from the exons ATGAATCTGGAAAAGCTCAGCAAACCAGAACTACTGACGCTATTTAGTATTCTTGAAGGAGAACTAGAAGCAAGAGATCTTGTCATAGATGCCTTAAAG GCCCAGCACAGAAACACTTTCATTGAAGAACGCTATGGAAAGTACAACATCAGTGACCCATTAATGGCTCTGCAGAGAGATTTTGAGATGCTGAAGGTGGGAAATCATGGCGAAAAGCAACCAGTTTGCTCCAATCCTTTGTCTATCCTAAAAGTAGTGATGAAACATTGCAAGAATATGCAGGAAAGAATGCTCTCTCAACTAGCTGCTGCAGAAAGCAGGCACAGAAAG GTGATACTGGATCTTGAGGAAGAGAGGCAGCGGCATGCCCAGGACACTGCTGAAGGAGATGATGTCACCTACATGTTGGAGAAGGAGCGGGAGCGGCTGACTCAGCAG CTGGAATTTGAAAGGACCCAAGTGAAAAAATTTGAAAAAGAACAGAAGAAGCTGTCGAGCCAGTTGGAGGAAGAGAGGGCACGCCACAAGCAGCTGTCCTCCATGCTTGTGCTGGAGTGCAAGAAAGCCACAGCCAAGGTAGTGGAAGAGGGACAGAAGGCAGGGGAGCTGAGCTTGAAACTGGAGAAAGAGAGGAGCAAAGTGAGCAAGCTGGAGGAGGAGTTGGCCTCCAAGAAGAAGCGGGGTTTGCAGATGGAGGCACAGGTGGAAAAGCAGCTCTCCGAGTTCGACATTGAAAGAGAACAGCTGAGAGCCAAGCTGAACCGAGAAGAGAACCGGACAAAGGTACTCAAGGAAGAGGTGGAGAGCCTGAAAAAAGCCCTGAAAGAACTGGAGGTTCCTTGCCAGGGCACCAAccctgctgagcactcacagcaaAACCCCTCAATGATGTCCAGAAGTGTAGAAACAGAGAGCCTACTGGTGAGGTCTGTGTCTTGCCAGACAGAAAGTTCCCAGGCAGACAGAACCAATCTGGGCAATGCGGGCATAACTGCACACatggcccttcccagccctggcacaCCTACCCATCCCTATGCTAAAGCAAATGGGCACTGTGACACAGACATGCAAACAAGGGGTGAGCTAGTGCAGACAGACATAGCAGAGAACCAGGCACTGCTGAGAGAGAAGCCTGTTGGTCCAGTCCCAGAAAGTGCAGTTGAGAATGGAAGTTCCCCTGTAAGAACAGAATCTCCTGTGTGTATGATCCCACAGCTTCCTTCTGGTGGGAcgtctctctctcccagcagcacagctgcctcATCTCTGACATCTTCTCCATGCTCGTCCCCAGTTCTGACTAAACGTTTGGTAGGAGCTTCAGGAAACAGCCCTGGTTACCAGTCGTCCTATCAGGTGGGGATCAACCAACGTTTCCATGCTGCCAGACACAAATTCCAGTCCCAAGCTGATCAGGACCATCAGTCGAGTGGACTGCAGAGCCCACCATCGAGGGATTTGTCTCCTACCCTTGCAGACAACTCCGCTGCCAAACAGTTAGCCCGCAACACAGTCACTCAGGTTCTTTCCAGATTCACCAGTCAGCAGGGACCTATAAAGCCAGTCTCTCCGAATAGCTCGCCCTTTGGCACAGACTATCGGAATCTGGCAAACGCTGTGAGTCCAAAAAGCGAGTCCAGCCCAGGCAAAGTTTCTAGCCCGCTGAGCCCATTGTCTCCTGGAATTAAATCCCCAACAATCCCTAGAGCAGAAAGAGGGAACCCTCCTCCTATTCCTCCAAAGAAACCTGGCCTGGTTCAGTCCCCGGTGACTCCTACCCCACTAACCAAAACCCCTTCCCAGGCATCCTCTCTTGGTGCCACCATGGACTTGGCAAGTAGCTGCTCTAACAATGCTGTAGTAGCAAACGGTAAAGACATTGAGATACTGTTGCCAACTAATAGCTAG
- the CTTNBP2NL gene encoding CTTNBP2 N-terminal-like protein isoform X1, protein MNIRDAGSEQVFRMNLEKLSKPELLTLFSILEGELEARDLVIDALKAQHRNTFIEERYGKYNISDPLMALQRDFEMLKVGNHGEKQPVCSNPLSILKVVMKHCKNMQERMLSQLAAAESRHRKVILDLEEERQRHAQDTAEGDDVTYMLEKERERLTQQLEFERTQVKKFEKEQKKLSSQLEEERARHKQLSSMLVLECKKATAKVVEEGQKAGELSLKLEKERSKVSKLEEELASKKKRGLQMEAQVEKQLSEFDIEREQLRAKLNREENRTKVLKEEVESLKKALKELEVPCQGTNPAEHSQQNPSMMSRSVETESLLVRSVSCQTESSQADRTNLGNAGITAHMALPSPGTPTHPYAKANGHCDTDMQTRGELVQTDIAENQALLREKPVGPVPESAVENGSSPVRTESPVCMIPQLPSGGTSLSPSSTAASSLTSSPCSSPVLTKRLVGASGNSPGYQSSYQVGINQRFHAARHKFQSQADQDHQSSGLQSPPSRDLSPTLADNSAAKQLARNTVTQVLSRFTSQQGPIKPVSPNSSPFGTDYRNLANAVSPKSESSPGKVSSPLSPLSPGIKSPTIPRAERGNPPPIPPKKPGLVQSPVTPTPLTKTPSQASSLGATMDLASSCSNNAVVANGKDIEILLPTNS, encoded by the exons GTATTCAGAATGAATCTGGAAAAGCTCAGCAAACCAGAACTACTGACGCTATTTAGTATTCTTGAAGGAGAACTAGAAGCAAGAGATCTTGTCATAGATGCCTTAAAG GCCCAGCACAGAAACACTTTCATTGAAGAACGCTATGGAAAGTACAACATCAGTGACCCATTAATGGCTCTGCAGAGAGATTTTGAGATGCTGAAGGTGGGAAATCATGGCGAAAAGCAACCAGTTTGCTCCAATCCTTTGTCTATCCTAAAAGTAGTGATGAAACATTGCAAGAATATGCAGGAAAGAATGCTCTCTCAACTAGCTGCTGCAGAAAGCAGGCACAGAAAG GTGATACTGGATCTTGAGGAAGAGAGGCAGCGGCATGCCCAGGACACTGCTGAAGGAGATGATGTCACCTACATGTTGGAGAAGGAGCGGGAGCGGCTGACTCAGCAG CTGGAATTTGAAAGGACCCAAGTGAAAAAATTTGAAAAAGAACAGAAGAAGCTGTCGAGCCAGTTGGAGGAAGAGAGGGCACGCCACAAGCAGCTGTCCTCCATGCTTGTGCTGGAGTGCAAGAAAGCCACAGCCAAGGTAGTGGAAGAGGGACAGAAGGCAGGGGAGCTGAGCTTGAAACTGGAGAAAGAGAGGAGCAAAGTGAGCAAGCTGGAGGAGGAGTTGGCCTCCAAGAAGAAGCGGGGTTTGCAGATGGAGGCACAGGTGGAAAAGCAGCTCTCCGAGTTCGACATTGAAAGAGAACAGCTGAGAGCCAAGCTGAACCGAGAAGAGAACCGGACAAAGGTACTCAAGGAAGAGGTGGAGAGCCTGAAAAAAGCCCTGAAAGAACTGGAGGTTCCTTGCCAGGGCACCAAccctgctgagcactcacagcaaAACCCCTCAATGATGTCCAGAAGTGTAGAAACAGAGAGCCTACTGGTGAGGTCTGTGTCTTGCCAGACAGAAAGTTCCCAGGCAGACAGAACCAATCTGGGCAATGCGGGCATAACTGCACACatggcccttcccagccctggcacaCCTACCCATCCCTATGCTAAAGCAAATGGGCACTGTGACACAGACATGCAAACAAGGGGTGAGCTAGTGCAGACAGACATAGCAGAGAACCAGGCACTGCTGAGAGAGAAGCCTGTTGGTCCAGTCCCAGAAAGTGCAGTTGAGAATGGAAGTTCCCCTGTAAGAACAGAATCTCCTGTGTGTATGATCCCACAGCTTCCTTCTGGTGGGAcgtctctctctcccagcagcacagctgcctcATCTCTGACATCTTCTCCATGCTCGTCCCCAGTTCTGACTAAACGTTTGGTAGGAGCTTCAGGAAACAGCCCTGGTTACCAGTCGTCCTATCAGGTGGGGATCAACCAACGTTTCCATGCTGCCAGACACAAATTCCAGTCCCAAGCTGATCAGGACCATCAGTCGAGTGGACTGCAGAGCCCACCATCGAGGGATTTGTCTCCTACCCTTGCAGACAACTCCGCTGCCAAACAGTTAGCCCGCAACACAGTCACTCAGGTTCTTTCCAGATTCACCAGTCAGCAGGGACCTATAAAGCCAGTCTCTCCGAATAGCTCGCCCTTTGGCACAGACTATCGGAATCTGGCAAACGCTGTGAGTCCAAAAAGCGAGTCCAGCCCAGGCAAAGTTTCTAGCCCGCTGAGCCCATTGTCTCCTGGAATTAAATCCCCAACAATCCCTAGAGCAGAAAGAGGGAACCCTCCTCCTATTCCTCCAAAGAAACCTGGCCTGGTTCAGTCCCCGGTGACTCCTACCCCACTAACCAAAACCCCTTCCCAGGCATCCTCTCTTGGTGCCACCATGGACTTGGCAAGTAGCTGCTCTAACAATGCTGTAGTAGCAAACGGTAAAGACATTGAGATACTGTTGCCAACTAATAGCTAG